The genomic segment aaatttccctccCCTTGTGTGATTATTATCATTTACTTGTTATAAAGCAACCCCGTCCAGTTAGGGGCCGGGTTATATGGGGTAGGGgcttaattaattaattactaattaggatacttaggcagaaatttttttgttcattaaaaattctgcctgtcctgaccagcttctcaGGGGCAAATatcccccacttgtgctgctgttaggactaagggaaaacaaattaacgTCAAAATTGACGCATCTTGTCTTTCAAGGACAGGTGGTACTCTCATATAAAATAAGCTGAAGCTGGTGGAGGTACTCCTACCATATCCAGCTGCTGTTTCCTGAAGGATacaacacaaatatatatatatatttccctcCACTAAAAGGTGGTACTCCCTCTGCTCTTTGATTGAATTGTGTTTCCTTGGGACAGATGGTAAAGGAGCAGGGCCAGTGATACGTCAGGGTATGCTTGCTATGCATAACATCTTCATATATCCCAGAGAAACCACTGCCTGCAGGGATGGAGACAGCAGAGAGGGGCGGCCGCAGTCTGCCCGCACATCGCTAATGAAATATCAGTCCATTAATTGTAACCACAGAAAAATGTTCAATTAATCGTTATTTTGATTTAAGCTAGGGCTTCACGGTGATGGTGTCATGCGACAAACTCGTAATGTATTTTAATAGTGTCACCATGCTATGACGATGTGATGAGAGTCTCAAAAAATCCAAGTGGCCGTGTACCCTAGCTTTAAGGCAATATCAATTCAGTCCTATGTGCAGTTTTTGGTAcggatttttttattaatttttttactcaaATCCAGGAGAATGGCTTATGCTTCTCCTTCCTGTTAAATTCACTTCCAGCCTAATAGGACTGTTATATTTATCTGGTTTGGAGGAAAAAATGCTATTTCAAATTTTTTATCTTAACAGAAAATCCCAGCAAGAATTCTGAGGAAAAGGTTTTGTTATCACTCAAGGATGAAGATATCCtgcagcgctcttcaggagaaaacatCATTACCtttaatgtacatccaggacttcacagtacagatatatCCTATAATCCTCCTAATCATGAGGgaccttctcctgaccaatcacagattgttaccacAAGTACAAGTCAGAAAGGGGGTGAAAAGTTTCACTTTGGTATAGAGTCCACAAAAAGCTCAGGTCTTTTTACACACAGAGGAATTCACACATTAGAGAAGCcacattcatgttcagaatgtgggaaatgttttacacaaaaatcacaTCTTCTTACACATGAGAGATGTCACAAAGGAAAGAagtcatattcatgttcagaatgtgggaaatgttttacagacaaATCAACTCTTGTAATACATGAGAGAGGACACCCAGGAGAGAAAAcatattcatgtttagaatgtgggaaatgttttccaAATAAATCAAAACTTGTTACACatctgagaattcacacaggagagaagccatattcatgttcagaatgtggaaaatgttttgcacaaaaatcaaatcttgttacacatcagaaaaatcacacaggagataagatatattcatgtttagaatgtgggaaatgttttaaatatAAATCTTTTCTTGTTatgcatgagagaattcacacaggagagaaaccatattcatgttcagaatgtgggaaatgttttgcaggAAAATCATATCTTTCTACACacaaaagaattcacacaggagagaaaccatattcatgttcagaatgtgggaaatgttttacacaaaaaccAGAGCTTGTTaatcatgagagaattcacacaggagagaagccatatttatgttcagaatgtgggaaatgttttacacaaaaatcagaaCTTGATAATCATGAGAGAGTTCAtagaggagagaagccatattcttgttcagaatgtgggaaatattttacacAAAAATCATCGCTCTTTACACATtcaagaagtcacacaggagagaaaccatattcatgttcagaatgtggaaaatgttttacatggaaatcatatcttgttaagcatgagagaattcacacaggagagaagcgatattcatgttcagaatgtggaaaatgttttacatggaaatcagatcttgttacacATAAGAGAAATCATAGAGAGAAACCAtatacatgttcagaatgtgggaaatatttcacacataaatcagatcttgttaatcatgagagaattcacacaggaaagaagccatattcatgttcagaatgtgggaaatgttttaaatggaaatcagatcttgttaatcatgagagaattcacacaggagagaagccatattcatgttcagaatgtgggaaatgttttacatggaaatcatatcttgttaagcatgagagaattcacacaggagagaagccatattcatgtttagaatgtgggaaatgttttacacaaacaTCACATCTTCTTACACatgagagatgtcacacaggagagtagccatattcatgttcagaatgtgggaaatattttacacATAAATCACAGCTTGTTACAAATtcaagaagtcacacaggagagatggcatattcatgttcagaatatgggaaatgttttacaaggaaatcatatcttgttaatcaagagagaattcacacaggagagaagccatattcatgttcggaATGTAGAAAATGTGTTACataagagaaatcacacaggagagaagtcgTATTAATGttgagaatgtgagaaa from the Bufo bufo chromosome 2, aBufBuf1.1, whole genome shotgun sequence genome contains:
- the LOC120991135 gene encoding gastrula zinc finger protein XlCGF26.1-like; translation: MMGNPPRQSEVEEDIPGDVTTENPSKNSEEKVLLSLKDEDILQRSSGENIITFNVHPGLHSTDISYNPPNHEGPSPDQSQIVTTSTSQKGGEKFHFGIESTKSSGLFTHRGIHTLEKPHSCSECGKCFTQKSHLLTHERCHKGKKSYSCSECGKCFTDKSTLVIHERGHPGEKTYSCLECGKCFPNKSKLVTHLRIHTGEKPYSCSECGKCFAQKSNLVTHQKNHTGDKIYSCLECGKCFKYKSFLVMHERIHTGEKPYSCSECGKCFAGKSYLSTHKRIHTGEKPYSCSECGKCFTQKPELVNHERIHTGEKPYLCSECGKCFTQKSELDNHERVHRGEKPYSCSECGKYFTQKSSLFTHSRSHTGEKPYSCSECGKCFTWKSYLVKHERIHTGEKRYSCSECGKCFTWKSDLVTHKRNHREKPYTCSECGKYFTHKSDLVNHERIHTGKKPYSCSECGKCFKWKSDLVNHERIHTGEKPYSCSECGKCFTWKSYLVKHERIHTGEKPYSCLECGKCFTQTSHLLTHERCHTGE